Proteins from a single region of Bacteroidota bacterium:
- a CDS encoding gliding motility-associated C-terminal domain-containing protein: MKKILSIASLFVFCFSVPAQETQWLFSINNVVRSVSPVVCRNIDGNIVLSNSFTNTGSFQFKGATVTTTNLNTATTTNLMLSSVTPDSSLMWVFSTDVNTNQNIAPIDITTDEVGNIYLLLHYNGGSISFSSNIQLSYPSGYSGRRNALIKFDRNGNPLWAKEYGSTTLDPTDQVTHKMDYSGGRIYIYHTLRGIMEYTGSNQTCSATDSWNYGLAAYDSNGSFLWVKQYGSIVGSATARRDLKATLSSIYFTAYFDKEYIHNSDTLPKGYYLIQLDTAGRLANYIYIKYATRNISSYSGIKFDVDTFSGSVYMGLPFHDSIEILSHKEISKTNFTNPLSFCLLKLNKQMDSLVWCKCQDSLSQGFLSPVAGLLLDNNNLYLGGQLTGDSVYLSNTLFGTGLTAGSKLFIAKADTLGNLLWGFANGNLNVVTSINSMTVDTVGNLLLAGVFVGKVRIFNDSLANNNIAGSFLAKITDYSITRGEVLSGPYCAGDTFLVPYTKMGNYDTANYFIAELSDEKGNFEGGERELGQMKSTQDSTIIGRLPLFQVASSGNYRIRVRSTHPPVQSFYKLDSLRLLIYSRDKADPGPSETLCYGDSFQLHTYGGTAWEWSPAFRMDDSSSRTPWIYLEKDTVFRIVISDSSGCGEPDTAFKQIFIKSNPKIITDRLVNICNNTNITLSAQFKNGDSSAYKWTWYNTEQDFSWQELKSDSFAYFDSLNYIFKSKPVSTNIGLVLEDGCSIVKDTAFVLINLNSPLEVVADLQDTTVCIGEKIHIRAFANGGDSLNYNFKWYFKDSLIGEKQSLEFTPSDYFILEDLQTSISNSLKVFVFDDCMGIDSFVAQITVRAKLEVSVLDEYQKSANDTSVCSGSELKFFANGTGGVEEDYEFTWLLDNEEISKGDSIEINSKDFKNPDAVLILILKDDCSILADTQKINLHTLPELKAEFSAPDTICLGEEIFLTAQGTGGIENQYQFTWLHKKDDGSLEVLKNADTLDLNSKALISESQYSQFNTREIFLVFRDNCSSPNDTFSKKIIIRPELSLTLSSSTICADPNATLTANPKGGNQNSYSINWFDKNGNPLGNGLTQTVSPEGFDKFSATLSDNCSSESATAEIKVDRVPELLTLENTPSEGCQPLPVIFEPKTNYPDKYGFEINFGNNNSENVSEGTSRIDYTYKTAGTFTPSLKITTQNGCEKTIQGTPITIYPKPIADFSYEPEYPDMDNPLVQFKNQSHGAKSYIWTLGTYGDFTADNPEIKYQDSGYHYVRLIAISDKNCSDTTESQIYIKTNYRVFLPSAFSPNGDGLNDDFKPSVRGFSELDFRVYSRWGELIFHSTKDEAWDGTFNGEQMPDGVYAFTLSVINVFGEKQLFKGTVTLIR; encoded by the coding sequence ATGAAAAAAATCCTCTCCATAGCGAGTTTGTTTGTTTTCTGTTTTTCTGTTCCTGCACAGGAAACCCAATGGCTATTTTCCATCAACAACGTAGTGCGAAGTGTGAGTCCTGTGGTGTGTAGAAATATTGACGGAAACATTGTTTTGTCCAATTCATTTACTAATACGGGTTCTTTTCAATTCAAAGGAGCTACTGTTACAACCACGAACCTGAATACAGCTACAACAACTAATTTAATGCTTTCGAGCGTAACACCCGACAGTTCATTGATGTGGGTATTCTCAACAGATGTAAATACAAATCAAAACATTGCCCCCATTGACATTACAACCGATGAGGTCGGCAATATTTATTTATTGCTTCACTACAATGGAGGAAGTATTAGTTTTTCGTCAAATATTCAGCTTTCATATCCTTCAGGCTACTCGGGAAGAAGAAATGCCCTTATCAAATTTGATAGAAACGGAAATCCTTTGTGGGCAAAAGAATATGGTAGTACAACGCTTGACCCAACAGACCAAGTAACCCATAAAATGGACTATTCTGGAGGGAGGATATATATTTATCATACTCTTAGAGGTATTATGGAATATACAGGAAGTAACCAAACATGCAGCGCAACTGACAGTTGGAATTATGGTCTTGCTGCTTATGATTCAAACGGTAGTTTTCTGTGGGTTAAGCAATATGGTTCGATTGTTGGTTCTGCTACTGCAAGAAGAGATTTAAAAGCAACCCTTTCCTCTATTTACTTTACGGCTTATTTTGACAAAGAGTATATTCACAATTCCGACACACTGCCCAAAGGCTACTACTTGATTCAGCTTGATACTGCGGGCAGACTTGCTAACTATATTTACATAAAATATGCAACACGCAACATAAGTTCTTATTCAGGAATTAAGTTTGATGTTGATACCTTTAGCGGTTCTGTTTATATGGGGTTACCTTTCCATGATTCTATTGAAATTCTTTCCCATAAGGAAATATCCAAAACAAATTTTACCAATCCACTATCTTTCTGCTTGTTAAAACTCAATAAGCAGATGGATTCCCTTGTCTGGTGTAAATGCCAGGACAGTTTATCACAAGGTTTTTTAAGTCCTGTTGCAGGATTACTGCTAGATAACAACAATCTTTACCTTGGAGGGCAGTTGACTGGCGATAGTGTATATCTTAGCAATACTTTGTTTGGCACAGGGCTAACCGCTGGTTCCAAGTTATTTATAGCCAAAGCAGATACATTAGGCAACCTCTTGTGGGGATTTGCAAACGGAAATTTAAATGTAGTGACTTCAATAAACAGTATGACAGTCGATACTGTGGGAAATTTGCTTTTAGCAGGAGTATTTGTAGGAAAAGTAAGAATATTCAACGATTCGCTTGCCAATAACAACATTGCAGGATCCTTTCTCGCCAAAATTACCGACTACTCCATCACTCGTGGAGAAGTTCTATCAGGACCTTATTGTGCGGGTGATACTTTCCTAGTTCCTTACACCAAAATGGGTAACTACGACACCGCCAATTATTTCATAGCGGAATTGAGCGATGAGAAGGGCAACTTCGAAGGCGGAGAGAGAGAACTTGGTCAAATGAAATCCACCCAAGACAGCACTATTATAGGCAGATTGCCTTTGTTCCAAGTTGCCAGTTCAGGCAATTATAGGATAAGAGTAAGAAGCACTCACCCGCCCGTGCAGAGTTTTTACAAGTTAGATAGCTTACGATTATTGATATACTCCCGCGATAAAGCCGATCCCGGACCATCGGAAACTCTTTGCTATGGAGATAGTTTTCAGTTGCATACTTATGGCGGAACCGCTTGGGAGTGGTCTCCTGCCTTTAGAATGGATGACAGTAGTTCCAGAACTCCTTGGATTTATTTAGAAAAAGATACTGTTTTTAGGATTGTGATTTCAGATAGTTCCGGTTGCGGAGAACCCGATACCGCTTTCAAACAAATTTTTATTAAAAGTAATCCCAAAATCATTACTGATAGGCTAGTAAACATCTGCAACAATACTAATATAACTCTTTCTGCGCAATTTAAAAATGGAGATTCTAGTGCTTATAAATGGACTTGGTACAATACGGAACAAGATTTTTCTTGGCAAGAATTGAAGTCCGATTCATTTGCCTACTTTGATTCCCTGAACTATATTTTTAAATCAAAGCCGGTTTCAACAAATATCGGTTTGGTTCTAGAAGACGGTTGCTCAATTGTCAAAGATACTGCCTTTGTTTTGATAAATCTAAATTCCCCGCTCGAAGTCGTGGCAGACTTACAGGATACAACTGTTTGCATTGGAGAAAAAATTCATATTAGGGCATTTGCCAATGGAGGAGATAGTCTTAATTATAATTTTAAATGGTATTTTAAAGATAGTTTGATTGGCGAAAAACAGAGTTTGGAATTTACTCCCTCGGATTATTTTATATTAGAAGATTTGCAAACATCAATTTCAAATTCCTTGAAAGTTTTTGTTTTTGATGACTGCATGGGGATTGATAGCTTTGTTGCACAAATTACAGTTAGAGCAAAACTAGAAGTATCGGTATTAGATGAATATCAAAAGAGCGCGAATGACACTTCGGTTTGCTCCGGAAGTGAATTAAAATTCTTTGCAAACGGAACTGGCGGAGTAGAGGAAGACTATGAATTTACTTGGCTTTTAGACAATGAGGAAATTTCAAAAGGAGATTCCATTGAAATCAACTCCAAGGACTTTAAAAATCCGGATGCAGTTCTGATCTTGATTTTAAAGGACGATTGCTCAATTTTGGCTGATACTCAAAAGATAAATTTGCATACACTTCCCGAACTTAAAGCTGAATTTTCAGCACCTGACACAATTTGCTTAGGCGAGGAAATTTTCTTGACAGCACAAGGCACAGGCGGGATTGAAAATCAATATCAATTTACTTGGCTTCACAAAAAAGATGACGGAAGTTTGGAAGTACTCAAAAACGCTGATACACTTGATTTGAATAGCAAAGCGCTAATTTCAGAAAGCCAATATTCACAATTTAACACCCGTGAAATATTTTTAGTTTTTAGAGATAATTGCAGTTCTCCAAATGATACTTTTTCAAAGAAAATAATCATCAGACCGGAGCTGAGTTTGACCCTTTCAAGTTCAACAATCTGCGCTGACCCAAATGCAACCCTAACCGCAAATCCAAAAGGTGGAAATCAAAATTCATATTCAATAAATTGGTTTGATAAAAATGGAAATCCACTTGGAAATGGACTAACGCAAACCGTCAGCCCGGAAGGTTTTGACAAGTTTAGTGCAACACTTTCAGATAATTGTTCAAGCGAAAGTGCAACCGCTGAAATCAAAGTTGATAGAGTTCCAGAATTACTAACTTTAGAAAACACTCCAAGCGAAGGTTGTCAACCACTTCCAGTGATTTTTGAACCAAAAACAAATTATCCTGATAAATACGGTTTTGAAATAAACTTCGGAAATAACAATTCCGAAAATGTATCCGAAGGAACTTCAAGAATTGATTACACCTACAAAACCGCAGGCACTTTCACTCCAAGCCTAAAAATCACAACTCAAAATGGCTGTGAAAAAACTATTCAAGGAACGCCCATAACCATTTATCCAAAGCCGATTGCGGACTTTTCCTATGAACCGGAATACCCAGATATGGACAATCCGTTAGTACAGTTTAAAAACCAAAGTCATGGTGCAAAATCCTATATCTGGACATTGGGCACTTATGGAGATTTCACCGCAGACAACCCGGAAATCAAATACCAAGATTCAGGTTATCACTATGTGCGCCTGATTGCAATCAGCGACAAAAATTGTTCTGACACAACAGAAAGTCAAATCTATATCAAAACCAACTACCGCGTTTTTCTTCCGAGTGCATTTTCGCCAAATGGAGATGGACTGAACGATGATTTCAAGCCGTCAGTTCGAGGATTTAGCGAACTGGATTTCCGAGTTTACAGCCGTTGGGGAGAACTGATTTTTCACTCTACAAAAGACGAAGCTTGGGACGGCACTTTCAACGGAGAACAAATGCCAGACGGGGTTTACGCGTTCACATTGAGCGTGATAAATGTTTTTGGCGAGAAACAGTTATTTAAAGGGACGGTGACGCTAATTAGATAA
- a CDS encoding tail fiber domain-containing protein, whose translation MKQLLQNQRLNAVYKAKPLSATLWARAILLFLMLGFFRTGEAQSLFAPGNPPFLGDAPVGINLPPMILPTADLHVNGTVRFENLPPSFGRNRYLTTDPTGNLSWQNGIGVQQGFAFGQTLFWDNTDWQATSFFNVNPGAHSIGIDTINPLGKLHINESDPIGVNYLRFTRPAGGMAPMSEACIGQDGSSNALQIKQVAPYDIHLSTWNETAMILKGMTGYVGIGEILNPLDRLHLEGDTSGRLMTDNYIRWTTLHAPVGAQIGYEKGSSVFQIRQNQNSNMEFWTNNNARMTIDNTGWVGIGTNAPYGFIGTQIGTATPTGNPIIFSANGTGEFNGDLHISGAFFEASDETLKESFQSLSTDWKRILSVPAYSYRFKENGEFNFSITMSYGFKAQEVKLHIPELVTHNGKFHLVNYNGFIPFLTQGIQEHENRLNAIEQNQTVNSETNAKIETLENENEQLKRRLAALEEFIYNQQCEGTGNDFGQIGTLGELPSLEQNEPNPFSETTVIRYFVPKGVATVRVEVKNIEGKIVGSFVAQGNGQGSITLKAGSLTAGTYYYSLIIGDRVVDTKSMILFK comes from the coding sequence ATGAAACAATTACTACAAAATCAAAGATTAAACGCGGTTTACAAGGCAAAGCCATTGTCTGCGACTCTATGGGCAAGAGCAATTCTCTTATTTCTGATGTTAGGTTTTTTTCGAACTGGTGAGGCGCAATCACTGTTTGCGCCAGGAAACCCACCCTTTTTGGGAGATGCACCTGTGGGGATTAATTTACCTCCTATGATATTACCTACCGCAGACCTTCATGTTAATGGAACAGTAAGGTTTGAAAACCTGCCTCCTTCATTTGGTCGGAACCGATACCTGACAACAGACCCGACAGGAAATCTCTCTTGGCAGAACGGTATTGGAGTGCAACAGGGTTTTGCCTTTGGACAGACCCTATTTTGGGACAATACAGACTGGCAAGCTACCAGTTTCTTTAACGTTAACCCTGGAGCACATAGCATAGGTATTGACACTATAAATCCGCTTGGCAAGCTACATATTAATGAAAGTGACCCTATTGGTGTTAATTATTTGAGATTTACAAGACCCGCAGGAGGAATGGCACCAATGTCGGAGGCTTGCATAGGTCAGGACGGAAGCTCAAATGCACTGCAAATCAAACAGGTTGCGCCTTATGACATACACTTATCTACATGGAATGAAACAGCCATGATACTAAAAGGGATGACTGGGTATGTTGGCATAGGAGAAATACTCAATCCTCTTGACAGGCTGCATTTGGAAGGAGACACATCAGGAAGGCTTATGACTGATAATTATATCAGGTGGACAACATTGCATGCACCAGTTGGAGCGCAGATTGGCTATGAAAAAGGGTCGTCTGTTTTTCAAATCCGTCAAAATCAAAATAGTAACATGGAGTTTTGGACGAATAACAATGCACGTATGACCATTGATAATACTGGTTGGGTGGGAATTGGAACTAATGCGCCATATGGTTTTATAGGTACTCAGATAGGTACAGCTACTCCAACAGGAAATCCCATAATATTTTCAGCAAATGGTACAGGAGAGTTTAACGGTGATTTACACATATCGGGGGCATTCTTTGAGGCTTCTGATGAAACCCTCAAAGAATCTTTCCAGAGTTTAAGCACTGACTGGAAAAGAATCCTTAGTGTTCCTGCTTACTCATACAGGTTTAAGGAAAACGGAGAGTTTAATTTCTCAATAACAATGTCTTATGGCTTCAAAGCACAGGAAGTTAAATTGCACATTCCTGAACTTGTTACCCACAACGGGAAATTTCACTTGGTAAACTACAACGGCTTTATACCTTTCTTGACACAAGGCATTCAGGAGCATGAGAACAGGCTGAACGCCATAGAGCAGAACCAAACTGTAAATTCCGAAACGAATGCAAAAATTGAAACTTTGGAAAACGAAAATGAGCAACTGAAAAGGCGTTTAGCTGCTTTGGAAGAGTTTATTTACAATCAACAGTGCGAAGGAACTGGCAACGACTTTGGACAAATAGGTACATTGGGCGAACTTCCTTCTTTGGAGCAGAACGAGCCTAATCCTTTTAGTGAAACAACCGTTATCCGTTATTTTGTTCCCAAAGGAGTTGCAACCGTAAGAGTTGAGGTAAAGAACATTGAGGGCAAAATAGTGGGTAGTTTTGTAGCACAGGGCAACGGACAAGGCAGCATTACCTTGAAAGCGGGTTCTTTAACTGCGGGGACATACTACTATAGCCTGATTATTGGCGACAGAGTTGTAGATACTAAAAGTATGATTTTATTTAAATAA